One genomic segment of Nothobranchius furzeri strain GRZ-AD chromosome 10, NfurGRZ-RIMD1, whole genome shotgun sequence includes these proteins:
- the map6a gene encoding microtubule-associated protein 6 homolog isoform X4 has product MAWPCISRACCMARFWNQLDKADIAVPLVFTKYTDVSELKHVQLQPQLHPTQARVAIETQPSRAERSAAKAVRGPRRCVSEERVCNSVMREDFKHWKVRPQPSCKPKNQYHEPETPFNSETQYQKDFKPWPIPKRYDHPWIPKPSGEDQRPPDRFRHAKQHVADAECGVEKCAIADKVQEKDFQQGQERKKRPKQEKVEGEGRGRVVDALNRQIREDTAAGSSYTTEFKAYRDVKPVKMIRAKSQYLPPDGKTSLETSYSATFKPQAPLQPVDNRAQDRRRIRSLYSEPYIDPGKQVDRYSVPRSKPRKSGATAAGQGKPARKARDKQSSALKGSRKTTSENQPESRGDKEKKILKTRFSDPVIIIPRVLLEEDHDWTEASLEGASESFASP; this is encoded by the exons ATGGCGTGGCCCTGCATCAGCAGGGCGTGCTGCATGGCCCGGTTCTGGAACCAGCTGGACAAGGCGGACATCGCCGTGCCGCTGGTGTTCACCAAGTACACGGACGTGTCTGAGCTGAAGCACGTCCAGCTGCAGCCGCAGCTCCATCCCACCCAGGCCCGGGTCGCCATAGAAACGCAGCCATCTCGCGCGGAGCGCTCTGCAGCTAAAGCGGTGCGCGGGCCGCGCAGATGCGTGTCTGAGGAGCGCGTATGCAACTCGGTGATGCGCGAGGACTTTAAGCACTGGAAAGTGCGGCCCCAACCGAGCTGTAAACCCAAGAACCAGTACCACGAACCGGAAACACCGTTCAATAGCGAGACTCAGTACCAGAAGGACTTCAAGCCCTGGCCCATCCCGAAACGGTACGACCATCCCTGGATACCTAAACCATCAGGTGAGGACCAGCGGCCACCTGACAGGTTCAGGCACGCGAAGCAGCACGTGGCTGATGCGGAATGCGGCGTGGAAAAGTGCGCGATAGCAGACAAGGTCCAGGAGAAGGACTtccagcaggggcaggagaggaaaAAGCGGCCGAAGCAGGAGAAGGTGGAGGGAGAGGGGAGGGGGAGGGTGGTGGATGCGCTGAACAGACAGATCAGAGAGGACACCGCTGCTGGCAGCTCCTACAC AACTGAGTTCAAGGCTTACAGAGACGTGAAGCCAGTAAAGATGATCCGGGCCAAGTCTCAGTACCTGCCACCCGACGGGAAGACCAGCCTGGAGACCAGCTACAGTGCCACCTTCAAGCCTCAAGCGCCGCTGCAGCCTGTGGACAACAGAGCCCAGGACAGGAGGAGGATACGCAGCCTGTACAGCGAGCCTTACATCGACCCCGGCAAACAG GTCGACAGGTACAGTGTCCCACGCTCTAAACCCAGGAAGTCTGGAGCCACAGCAGCAGGTCAGGGTAAACCAGCGAGGAAAGCCAGAGATAAGCAGAGCAGTGCGCTGAAGGGCTCCAGGAAGACCACCTCGGAGAACCAGCCCGAGAGCCGGGGGGACAAAGAGAAAA AGATTCTAAAGACGAGGTTCTCCGACCCAGTCATCATCATCCCCAGggtgctgctggaggaggacCACGACTGGACAGAAGCGAGCCTCGAAGGAGCGTCGGAGTCGTTCGCTTCGCCCTAG
- the map6a gene encoding microtubule-associated protein 6 homolog isoform X3: protein MAWPCISRACCMARFWNQLDKADIAVPLVFTKYTDVSELKHVQLQPQLHPTQARVAIETQPSRAERSAAKAVRGPRRCVSEERVCNSVMREDFKHWKVRPQPSCKPKNQYHEPETPFNSETQYQKDFKPWPIPKRYDHPWIPKPSGEDQRPPDRFRHAKQHVADAECGVEKCAIADKVQEKDFQQGQERKKRPKQEKVEGEGRGRVVDALNRQIREDTAAGSSYTTEFKAYRDVKPVKMIRAKSQYLPPDGKTSLETSYSATFKPQAPLQPVDNRAQDRRRIRSLYSEPYIDPGKQVDRYSVPRSKPRKSGATAAGQGKPARKARDKQSSALKGSRKTTSENQPESRGDKEKSKEINNKLAEAKEDSKDEVLRPSHHHPQGAAGGGPRLDRSEPRRSVGVVRFALDGNQTD, encoded by the exons ATGGCGTGGCCCTGCATCAGCAGGGCGTGCTGCATGGCCCGGTTCTGGAACCAGCTGGACAAGGCGGACATCGCCGTGCCGCTGGTGTTCACCAAGTACACGGACGTGTCTGAGCTGAAGCACGTCCAGCTGCAGCCGCAGCTCCATCCCACCCAGGCCCGGGTCGCCATAGAAACGCAGCCATCTCGCGCGGAGCGCTCTGCAGCTAAAGCGGTGCGCGGGCCGCGCAGATGCGTGTCTGAGGAGCGCGTATGCAACTCGGTGATGCGCGAGGACTTTAAGCACTGGAAAGTGCGGCCCCAACCGAGCTGTAAACCCAAGAACCAGTACCACGAACCGGAAACACCGTTCAATAGCGAGACTCAGTACCAGAAGGACTTCAAGCCCTGGCCCATCCCGAAACGGTACGACCATCCCTGGATACCTAAACCATCAGGTGAGGACCAGCGGCCACCTGACAGGTTCAGGCACGCGAAGCAGCACGTGGCTGATGCGGAATGCGGCGTGGAAAAGTGCGCGATAGCAGACAAGGTCCAGGAGAAGGACTtccagcaggggcaggagaggaaaAAGCGGCCGAAGCAGGAGAAGGTGGAGGGAGAGGGGAGGGGGAGGGTGGTGGATGCGCTGAACAGACAGATCAGAGAGGACACCGCTGCTGGCAGCTCCTACAC AACTGAGTTCAAGGCTTACAGAGACGTGAAGCCAGTAAAGATGATCCGGGCCAAGTCTCAGTACCTGCCACCCGACGGGAAGACCAGCCTGGAGACCAGCTACAGTGCCACCTTCAAGCCTCAAGCGCCGCTGCAGCCTGTGGACAACAGAGCCCAGGACAGGAGGAGGATACGCAGCCTGTACAGCGAGCCTTACATCGACCCCGGCAAACAG GTCGACAGGTACAGTGTCCCACGCTCTAAACCCAGGAAGTCTGGAGCCACAGCAGCAGGTCAGGGTAAACCAGCGAGGAAAGCCAGAGATAAGCAGAGCAGTGCGCTGAAGGGCTCCAGGAAGACCACCTCGGAGAACCAGCCCGAGAGCCGGGGGGACAAAGAGAAAAGTAAAGAGATCAACAACAAACTGGCTGAGGCAAAAGA AGATTCTAAAGACGAGGTTCTCCGACCCAGTCATCATCATCCCCAGggtgctgctggaggaggacCACGACTGGACAGAAGCGAGCCTCGAAGGAGCGTCGGAGTCGTTCGCTTCGCCCTAGATGGAAACCAGACTGACTAG
- the map6a gene encoding microtubule-associated protein 6 homolog isoform X1, with the protein MAWPCISRACCMARFWNQLDKADIAVPLVFTKYTDVSELKHVQLQPQLHPTQARVAIETQPSRAERSAAKAVRGPRRCVSEERVCNSVMREDFKHWKVRPQPSCKPKNQYHEPETPFNSETQYQKDFKPWPIPKRYDHPWIPKPSGEDQRPPDRFRHAKQHVADAECGVEKCAIADKVQEKDFQQGQERKKRPKQEKVEGEGRGRVVDALNRQIREDTAAGSSYTTEFKAYRDVKPVKMIRAKSQYLPPDGKTSLETSYSATFKPQAPLQPVDNRAQDRRRIRSLYSEPYIDPGKQVDRYSVPRSKPRKSGATAAGQGKPARKARDKQSSALKGSRKTTSENQPESRGDKEKSKEINNKLAEAKEVVLKQYHYIQLCQPIRDIGWVQTLKQHLWGCALPEPRLTLKGVKPGSCFSVSSVRDRHARIDGCILPSCFSISWRVLQSNSPGRTTEGGALFCGILSCIGPRSCVYIVFFVYIRDF; encoded by the exons ATGGCGTGGCCCTGCATCAGCAGGGCGTGCTGCATGGCCCGGTTCTGGAACCAGCTGGACAAGGCGGACATCGCCGTGCCGCTGGTGTTCACCAAGTACACGGACGTGTCTGAGCTGAAGCACGTCCAGCTGCAGCCGCAGCTCCATCCCACCCAGGCCCGGGTCGCCATAGAAACGCAGCCATCTCGCGCGGAGCGCTCTGCAGCTAAAGCGGTGCGCGGGCCGCGCAGATGCGTGTCTGAGGAGCGCGTATGCAACTCGGTGATGCGCGAGGACTTTAAGCACTGGAAAGTGCGGCCCCAACCGAGCTGTAAACCCAAGAACCAGTACCACGAACCGGAAACACCGTTCAATAGCGAGACTCAGTACCAGAAGGACTTCAAGCCCTGGCCCATCCCGAAACGGTACGACCATCCCTGGATACCTAAACCATCAGGTGAGGACCAGCGGCCACCTGACAGGTTCAGGCACGCGAAGCAGCACGTGGCTGATGCGGAATGCGGCGTGGAAAAGTGCGCGATAGCAGACAAGGTCCAGGAGAAGGACTtccagcaggggcaggagaggaaaAAGCGGCCGAAGCAGGAGAAGGTGGAGGGAGAGGGGAGGGGGAGGGTGGTGGATGCGCTGAACAGACAGATCAGAGAGGACACCGCTGCTGGCAGCTCCTACAC AACTGAGTTCAAGGCTTACAGAGACGTGAAGCCAGTAAAGATGATCCGGGCCAAGTCTCAGTACCTGCCACCCGACGGGAAGACCAGCCTGGAGACCAGCTACAGTGCCACCTTCAAGCCTCAAGCGCCGCTGCAGCCTGTGGACAACAGAGCCCAGGACAGGAGGAGGATACGCAGCCTGTACAGCGAGCCTTACATCGACCCCGGCAAACAG GTCGACAGGTACAGTGTCCCACGCTCTAAACCCAGGAAGTCTGGAGCCACAGCAGCAGGTCAGGGTAAACCAGCGAGGAAAGCCAGAGATAAGCAGAGCAGTGCGCTGAAGGGCTCCAGGAAGACCACCTCGGAGAACCAGCCCGAGAGCCGGGGGGACAAAGAGAAAAGTAAAGAGATCAACAACAAACTGGCTGAGGCAAAAGA GGTTGTGCTAAAACAGTACCACTACATACAACTCTGCCAGCCAATCCGAGACATTGGCTGGGTGCAGACTCTAAAGCAACACCTGTGGGGCTGTGCTCTACCCGAACCCAG ATTAACTCTAAAGGgagttaagcctggttcatgcttctccgtcagctctgtaagggacagacacgcacggattgacggatgcattttgccctcatgcttctccatctcctggagagtgttgcaaagcaattccccaggcaggacaacagagggcggagcgctgttctgtggtatcctgtcatgtatcggtccaagatcgtgtgtttatattgtgttttttgtgtatataagagacttttaa
- the map6a gene encoding microtubule-associated protein 6 homolog isoform X2 — MAWPCISRACCMARFWNQLDKADIAVPLVFTKYTDVSELKHVQLQPQLHPTQARVAIETQPSRAERSAAKAVRGPRRCVSEERVCNSVMREDFKHWKVRPQPSCKPKNQYHEPETPFNSETQYQKDFKPWPIPKRYDHPWIPKPSGEDQRPPDRFRHAKQHVADAECGVEKCAIADKVQEKDFQQGQERKKRPKQEKVEGEGRGRVVDALNRQIREDTAAGSSYTTEFKAYRDVKPVKMIRAKSQYLPPDGKTSLETSYSATFKPQAPLQPVDNRAQDRRRIRSLYSEPYIDPGKQVDRYSVPRSKPRKSGATAAGQGKPARKARDKQSSALKGSRKTTSENQPESRGDKEKSKEINNKLAEAKEVVLKQYHYIQLCQPIRDIGWVQTLKQHLWGCALPEPRDSKDEVLRPSHHHPQGAAGGGPRLDRSEPRRSVGVVRFALDGNQTD; from the exons ATGGCGTGGCCCTGCATCAGCAGGGCGTGCTGCATGGCCCGGTTCTGGAACCAGCTGGACAAGGCGGACATCGCCGTGCCGCTGGTGTTCACCAAGTACACGGACGTGTCTGAGCTGAAGCACGTCCAGCTGCAGCCGCAGCTCCATCCCACCCAGGCCCGGGTCGCCATAGAAACGCAGCCATCTCGCGCGGAGCGCTCTGCAGCTAAAGCGGTGCGCGGGCCGCGCAGATGCGTGTCTGAGGAGCGCGTATGCAACTCGGTGATGCGCGAGGACTTTAAGCACTGGAAAGTGCGGCCCCAACCGAGCTGTAAACCCAAGAACCAGTACCACGAACCGGAAACACCGTTCAATAGCGAGACTCAGTACCAGAAGGACTTCAAGCCCTGGCCCATCCCGAAACGGTACGACCATCCCTGGATACCTAAACCATCAGGTGAGGACCAGCGGCCACCTGACAGGTTCAGGCACGCGAAGCAGCACGTGGCTGATGCGGAATGCGGCGTGGAAAAGTGCGCGATAGCAGACAAGGTCCAGGAGAAGGACTtccagcaggggcaggagaggaaaAAGCGGCCGAAGCAGGAGAAGGTGGAGGGAGAGGGGAGGGGGAGGGTGGTGGATGCGCTGAACAGACAGATCAGAGAGGACACCGCTGCTGGCAGCTCCTACAC AACTGAGTTCAAGGCTTACAGAGACGTGAAGCCAGTAAAGATGATCCGGGCCAAGTCTCAGTACCTGCCACCCGACGGGAAGACCAGCCTGGAGACCAGCTACAGTGCCACCTTCAAGCCTCAAGCGCCGCTGCAGCCTGTGGACAACAGAGCCCAGGACAGGAGGAGGATACGCAGCCTGTACAGCGAGCCTTACATCGACCCCGGCAAACAG GTCGACAGGTACAGTGTCCCACGCTCTAAACCCAGGAAGTCTGGAGCCACAGCAGCAGGTCAGGGTAAACCAGCGAGGAAAGCCAGAGATAAGCAGAGCAGTGCGCTGAAGGGCTCCAGGAAGACCACCTCGGAGAACCAGCCCGAGAGCCGGGGGGACAAAGAGAAAAGTAAAGAGATCAACAACAAACTGGCTGAGGCAAAAGA GGTTGTGCTAAAACAGTACCACTACATACAACTCTGCCAGCCAATCCGAGACATTGGCTGGGTGCAGACTCTAAAGCAACACCTGTGGGGCTGTGCTCTACCCGAACCCAG AGATTCTAAAGACGAGGTTCTCCGACCCAGTCATCATCATCCCCAGggtgctgctggaggaggacCACGACTGGACAGAAGCGAGCCTCGAAGGAGCGTCGGAGTCGTTCGCTTCGCCCTAGATGGAAACCAGACTGACTAG